Proteins found in one Podarcis muralis chromosome 5, rPodMur119.hap1.1, whole genome shotgun sequence genomic segment:
- the MED20 gene encoding mediator of RNA polymerase II transcription subunit 20 isoform X1: MGVTCVSQMPVTEGKSVQQTVEILTRKLELLGAEKQGTFCVDCETYHTAPSTMGNQGQAAKLMYVMHNSEYPLSCFALFENGPCLIADANFDVLMVKLKGFFQNAKGNKIESRGTRYQYCDFLVKIGTVTMGPSARGISVEVEYCPCVVANDCWNLLMEFMQSFMGSHAPGIPSVFGNKHDSIYSSADTMVQYMELFNKIRKQQQVPVTGIR; the protein is encoded by the exons TGTTTCCCAGATGCCAGTGACGGAGGGGAAGAGTGTCCAGCAAACAGTTGAAATTTTAACAAGAAAGCTTGAGCTACTTGGAGCAGAGAAACAGGGGACCTTTTGTGTAGACTGTGAAACATACCACACTGCACCCTCCACAATGGGCAATCAAG GGCAGGCTGCCAAGCTGATGTATGTGATGCACAATTCCGAATATCCCCTCAGCTGCTTCGCTCTCTTTGAAAATGGTCCTTGCCTCATAGCGGATGCCAACTTTGACGTGCTTATGGTGAAGCTGAAAGGCTTCTTTCAGAATGCCAAAGGGAACAAGATAGAGAGCCGGGGAACCCGGTACCAatactgcgatttcttggtgaagaTTGGCACTGTTACCATGGGGCCCAGCGCCCGTGGTATATCTGTGGAG GTGGAATACTGTCCGTGTGTGGTGGCCAACGACTGCTGGAACCTGTTAATGGAGTTCATGCAAAGCTTCATGGGAAGTCACGCTCCCGGAATCCCTTCTGTGTTTGGCAATAAGCACGACAGCATCTACAGCTCGGCCGACACAATGGTCCAGTACATGGAACTCTTCAACAAGATTCGCAAGCAGCAGCAGGTGCCTGTCACAGGAATCAGATGA
- the MED20 gene encoding mediator of RNA polymerase II transcription subunit 20 isoform X2 yields the protein MYVMHNSEYPLSCFALFENGPCLIADANFDVLMVKLKGFFQNAKGNKIESRGTRYQYCDFLVKIGTVTMGPSARGISVEVEYCPCVVANDCWNLLMEFMQSFMGSHAPGIPSVFGNKHDSIYSSADTMVQYMELFNKIRKQQQVPVTGIR from the exons ATGTATGTGATGCACAATTCCGAATATCCCCTCAGCTGCTTCGCTCTCTTTGAAAATGGTCCTTGCCTCATAGCGGATGCCAACTTTGACGTGCTTATGGTGAAGCTGAAAGGCTTCTTTCAGAATGCCAAAGGGAACAAGATAGAGAGCCGGGGAACCCGGTACCAatactgcgatttcttggtgaagaTTGGCACTGTTACCATGGGGCCCAGCGCCCGTGGTATATCTGTGGAG GTGGAATACTGTCCGTGTGTGGTGGCCAACGACTGCTGGAACCTGTTAATGGAGTTCATGCAAAGCTTCATGGGAAGTCACGCTCCCGGAATCCCTTCTGTGTTTGGCAATAAGCACGACAGCATCTACAGCTCGGCCGACACAATGGTCCAGTACATGGAACTCTTCAACAAGATTCGCAAGCAGCAGCAGGTGCCTGTCACAGGAATCAGATGA